A region from the Bactrocera dorsalis isolate Fly_Bdor chromosome 1, ASM2337382v1, whole genome shotgun sequence genome encodes:
- the LOC125777500 gene encoding piggyBac transposable element-derived protein 3-like, which yields MKTNDCRLEDVDDEEPYDDTLDDCLPSSSKKICRPIQSNTGVPLPPANKDSKYTWQTANSLPVLPIFPETNFEDCRDLRPHQLFEKFFSDDLLEHICKCSNLYATHHQKRYEELTIDELRVFIAILIVTGYTSTGAFRDMWSCDDDVQNVMVFNAMRRNRFEEINYMLHFESALHEPSASSDRFDTLWKLRPLTDHIKAKMTENFHPEQNLSYDESMIAYFGRHGCKQFIKGKPIRFGYKAWSLCTPRGYMINFEIYQGKNPRVNPKYEERFGTCAAPLLCMIDEFSEEVQGLPLSFYFDNLFTGIPLMIYLKKRGFQATGTIRENRIPKSCPIPHKKDLRKQQRGYYESVEIKEESIYLTKWVDNSVVCLASTCFSGEPKSTASRYSRELRRKIPVPRPCVVTQYNKFMSGVDRFDQNVAGHRITFRGKKWWHSIFTWLIDASLQNSWLLYKSANENKSFKDFKREVAIYYCKHYGVELKKFQKPQINELNP from the exons ATGAAAACTAACGATTGTAGACTAGAGGATGTTGATGACGAGGAACCTTATGACGATACTTTAGACGATTGTTTGCCGAGCTCGTCCAAGAAAATTTGTCGCCCAATTCAATCAAATACTGGAGTACCACTTCCACCAGCTAACAAAGACAGCAAATATACTTGGCAAACCGCTAATTCATTACCAGTCCTTCCCATATTCCCTGAAACAAATTTCGAAGATTGTCGGGATCTTAGACCTCATcaactttttgagaaatttttcagCGATGACTTGCTTGaacatatatgcaaatgttcGAATTTGTACGCTACGCATCATCAGAAACGATACGAAGAACTTACTATAGATG AGTTACGTGTGTTCATCGCAATTTTGATAGTAACTGGCTACACTTCTACAGGAGCCTTTCGAGACATGTGGAGCTGCGATGATGACGTTCAAAACGTTATGGTCTTCAATGCTATGCGAAGGAACCGCTTTGAGGAAATCAACTATATGCTGCACTTCGAGTCCGCATTGCACGAACCGTCTGCTAGTTCTGACAGGTTTGACACTCTTTGGAAACTACGCCCACTGACTGACCATATAAAGGCCAAAATGACTGAAAACTTTCACCCAGAACAAAATCTCTCATATGACGAAAGTATGATTGCATATTTCGGTCGCCATGGATGTAAACAGTTCATAAAAGGAAAGCCAATTCGTTTCGGATACAAAGCTTGGTCTCTTTGCACTCCTAGAGGATATATgatcaattttgaaatataccaAGGTAAGAATCCGAGGGTGAATCCTAAATATGAAGAACGCTTTGGCACTTGCGCAGCTCCACTCTTGTGTATGATTGACGAATTTTCGGAAGAGGTGCAAGGACTTCCGTTATCCTTTTACTTTGACAATCTTTTCACTGGAATACCATTgatgatttatttgaaaaaaagaggTTTCCAGGCTACCGGTACAATTCGAGAAAACCGAATTCCAAAAAGTTGTCCTATTCCACATAAGAAGGATTTGCGTAAACAGCAAAGAGGATATTACGAAAGCGTGGAAATCAAAGAAGAGTCAATTTATCTGACTAAATGGGTAGATAACTCGGTAGTCTGCCTTGCATCAACATGTTTTAGTGGCGAACCAAAATCCACAGCATCTCGCTACAGTAGAGAATTGCGTAGGAAAATACCAGTTCCACGTCCGTGCGTTGTAACTcaatacaacaaatttatgtCGGGTGTGGATCGATTTGACCAAAATGTTGCAGGCCACCGAATAACCTTTAGAGGAAAAAAATGGTGGCATTCCATTTTTACTTGGCTTATTGATGCAAGCTTGCAAAACAGCTGGCTTCTTTATAAATCCGCTAATGAAAATAAGtcatttaaagattttaagagaGAAGTAGCAATTTACTATTGCAAGCACTACGGCGTCGAACTGAAAAAGTtccaaaaacctcaaataaACGAATTGAATCCGTAA